The nucleotide window CGTGTACTACCGGCACACCCAATTTAGACGCTGCCAGGGCATTGCATTGCTGTTCGTACTGGCCTTTCATGGGTATCATCATTACTTTTTTACCCAGGTACATAGCCTCGGCCGGCCCTTCAAACCCGCCACCGGTAAGTAAACCGCGCCCGTTGGCCAAACTCATGTTAAAACTTTCATTATCAACCGGAATGATATGCACATTACCCTCGCGATAAGCAGTTTTAGCCCGCTTGCTGAATACATGCCATTCCACGTCAGTTTTTTGCAGTTCCTGCGATAGGAATTTTGCATCGTAAGCAGGCAGGTAAACGGTATAGTGGTCCTGGTTGCCTGTTTCCATTTTGCGTATTTCGCTGCGGATAACCGGGGTATGGATAAAATCGGCGTATTTTTCAAAATGAAAACCGATATGATAGGTGGTAGGCGAATAATGCTTGAACACAAATTCGGCAAAGCCTGAATGCCCTACCCTTGGCGTATTTGGCGATACGAACGAGCATTGGTGGCTTAATGATACCGATGGGATGCCCCGTAACTTGCAGGCCCATGCACTTACAGGTTCAAAATCGTTAACAATAAGGTCGTAATTTTTTAGCGGCAACTTGGCCATATCGCTAAACAGGCGCGGCAGGTTCATCAGTTTAAACGTAGCCCAGTTATCCACCCCACCGGTGGTGCCAAATACAAAACTAAAGCCATGAAACTTATACTTTAACGGCTGCGATAGGGAAACCTCGGCCTCGGTGCCGCTTACCAGCAAGTCAACATCGCCATATTGCTGCAATAGCGGTACAATCTCGCGCGCACGACTGATGTGGCCGTTCCCTGTACCCTGTATAGCGAAAAGAATTTTCATGGTTGATTGATGCGGCCAATATAGGAAAATGTAACGTAGGATTTAACCACAGAGTGCAAGGTGGTTTCTTAAGACTTTATAACCTTACAACAACCTAAACCTCCTGCCTGAACCTTTGCAGCAGTATGTTCACGTCCATTTTAGCTTCCAGGTCTTCGGCATCGGTTTTATCCTCTTCGTCGGGTTCGGTGTTAAAATCATCAGGGCGATAAGTAAACACTTTCCATTCCTTATTGTGATATTCCAGCGCGCTAAGGCTTTCTACCCAGTCACCTGAATTTAAATATACCACCGAACCATTGTTTTCAGTCGAATTGACCGTCCTGATCTCGGCATGGTGAATATGCCCGCAGATAACATAATCGTACCCTTTGTTCACAGCCAAGTCGGCAGCCGTCTGTTCAAATTGATTGATGAATTTTACCGCGTCCTTAAATTTAGCCTTTACTTTTTGCGAAAAACTCATTTTAGGCCGCCCCATTTTGGTGAGGAACCAGTTCGTCAGGCTATTGATCAGTATTAGGGTATCGTAGCCAACCGCGCCAAGCTTGGCCAGCCATTTGGAGTGCTGCATGGTTACATCAAACACATCGCCATGAAATATCCAGGCTTTTTTCCCGTCTACGTTCAGCACCAGTTTATTCAGCAACTGGAAGGTACCCAGGTTAAAATCGGCAAACTTGCGCAGCATTTCATCGTGGTTACCGGTAAGGTAATATACCGGGATGCCCTCGGTAATAAATTTCATAATGCGACGTACTACTTTCATGTGCGCCTCGGGCCAGTACGATTTGCTGAACTGCCAGATATCTATAATATCTCCGTTCAGTATCAATACTTTTGGCTTTATACTTTTAAGGTATTTTAGCAGTTCTTTGGCGTGACAGCCATATGTGCCTAAGTGCACATCGGATATAATGACAATATCTACTTCGCGTTTTGCCATTAAAATTGAGGGGGTGTTTGTCCGACCGGTTGAATAAACCGGCAGAAATATTTTTGTTCGAATGTATGTTGCCGACTATTCGTCGTCATCATCCTCCAGTGTTTTAAATTCGTACGGGCTGGCGTAAAACAGCAGTACAAACAAAATCAGGGCAGCAACAAGCAGGTAATCAAAATGCATGGCTTACAAATTTTAACAAAGTTCACGTTTTTAAATTATTATAATGTTAAGACTGTGTTAAATGTTAAAAGTTGCACTAAATCGAAAATTTATTTTCAATTCGCTTTATTTGCTTCAAATGATGCTGTAAATGGATGCGGATAAACTTGAGCCATTGTCCCGCGGTCATCATACCCATGCGCGGATGCGCAATGCGGCCGTGGTTTTCAGGGTTAAGTATCAGCGGTATTATAGCTTCCAGCCGTTGCCGGCATTTAATGATCATGTTACGGGCCTCTTCCTTGGTTATCTTCAAGGCAGGCATTTTTTCAGCCACCCGCGCAGGCTCTTTTAGTTTAACGGGCGGAAACGTACCGAAGAATAGGGTAAACCTGCCCAGCAAGTTCATTTTATTGTTGGTAGGCCTGCAATTACTTTGGGTGCAGCGCTCGGCTGCTTTGGTTGATAGCAGCGTACCCTGCATAATATGAGAATAAACCTCGGCAAAAGACCAGCCGCCACCCGGCGGTGTCCTATCCCAAACATTATCGGGGATGGTATCCACCTTGCTGCGATAAATATCCAGCACAGCTTCAGTTCGTTTACGCTCGTCGGTTATTTTCATAACAGTAAAGTTAACTCCTTTAGCCGGGTTATTTGCATAGGCACATCGGCTGGTTTTTCCAGTCCTAATGGATTAAAATAAATAGCATCCATCCCAAAGTTAAGCGCACCCATAACGTCGGCTTCCAGGCTGTCGCCTATCATAAGGCTTCCTTGTTTAGTGGCTCCGGCCAGGTCAAGCGCATGCTGAAAGATGGCTTTGTCGGGCTTATTAGCGCCTACCAGTTCGGATATGATGATCCCTTTAAAGTATTTCCCTATATCCGTAGTATTGATCTTCGTATCCTGCGATTCTTTGAAACCGTTGGATATCAGGTAAAGCGGATATTTACCATGAAGATATTGCAGGGTCTCGTGCGCATCTGGAAACAGGTTTGTTTTAGTGGGGCATATGCGCACGTAATCATCCTCAAACGCAACTGGAATCACATCGGGGTGCAGGCCTAAATCGAGAAAGGTTTTTTTGAAACGCATTTCGCGCAGGTGTTGCTTGGTTACTTTGCCCAAATGATAATCGGCCCAAAGCTGGTGATTGTTGCGTGTATAAGTTTCAATAAACAGATCGGCCGAATGCAATCCCAGATCCTTCAATTGGTAAACACCATATAACTCGTGCAGGGTTTCCTCGGCGTTTTTGTCAAAATCCCAAATAGTATGGTCAAGATCGAAGAAAATGTGGGTGTATTGTTTGATTTCGGATTGCGGATTTGGGATTTCGGAATTATTCATCAGTTCAAAAATACGCCAACAAATTTGAAATTATAACGTCCCAACAAAACCTATTCTTCAACAAACTCTAATATATCACCCGGCTGGCAATTTAAAACGCGGCATATCGTTTCCAGGGTTTCAAACCGCACTGCTTTTGCTTTACCTGTTTTAAGTATGGATAAATTGGCCATGGTAATGCCTACCTTTTCGCTAAGTTCCGTCAACGACATTTTCCGCTTAGCCATCATTACATCTAAATTTACAATTATAGGCATAGCTAAACAGTTAACTCATTTTCTTCTTTCAGTGCCTTTCCTTGTTTAAAGGCTTTAAAAAGCATCAAAAATACAATTCCTCCACATAGTGTTTGCCATGAATTGCTGTATACAGCCGCATTGAGTTTAACATCGTTGGTAAGATAACTGCTAAATATTAACCGCATTATTAGCGTAAGCAAAAAGTCCATCACGGGGATGGCAATTAAGCCCAGCGCAATGATCAAGAGCCGGGTGATATTGATTTCAGTAAATGCCAATCCTTTTGAAAGAGATATCACAAACTTGACAAATTCTATAATTAAAGCAAACCAACATACAACAAACAAAACGCCCAGGCCAAATATTATATAACTGCATATTTGTTTAGTTAGTTTAGTAACGGGAATCATTACACAGTTCTTCTCCCTATTGTAACGAAATTTAACAGGAGTATTCATGAAATGCGTTTTATAATACCAGTCCCGTCCTGTCTTTTTTGCGCGATCTACAACTGGTTTGCGAACATATGATTGTTCTTTCTCTACATAAAACCTTGTTGAATCTATATACCAGTCATGATTGGCATCCTGTTTCAACAGCCAACCAGGTAGTGTAATGTAGTATTGCTTTTTACCTACCGCTTCAAGCTTTGTATTAGCTACTGTACATGTATCGCAAATTAATGCTTCGTCAGTACCTATAATGTACCCAAACTGGGTACCGCTTCCATGGTACCAGTCACCATTTTTAATATCACGTACATGCTGGGTTTTCTCCTTTAGTACAATATATTTATTGTGCGGAAGATCCGCCGGTATATCAGGATCAATCGGTTTTGAGGTATTTTCGATAATATAAGCAGTACCGTTTGAAACAGGCTCTCCAAAAAAGTGAGGATAGTAAACAATGCACAAAATGGCAATCAAAATGATAATTAGGTGGTAGGTGTTAATTGTGAATTTCATACCATTATACAATTAGGTTGCACAATAGTAACAAATTTTACCGATAATTAATATATATTTATCGCAATTCGATATAATATATATATCTAAATCAAACATCCGAAATCCGAAACCCCCTAAACCTTCTCCCCAAAAGCCAAATCACCCGCATCGCCTAAACCGGGCACAATGTAAGCCTTGGTGGTCATTTCCTCATCAACCGCGCAAACCCAAATGTTGGCTTTAGGCAGGTTGGCACGTACATGTTCAATACCCTCGGTACTGGCAATTACGGCGGCTATATGCAGGGTTTTAATAGTGTAAGTTGCCATCAGTTCTTTACAAACCTGCACAACACTTTGCCCCGTAGCGAGCATGGTATCGCAAAGTATCAGCGTGGTATTATCAAGGTTGGGGGTACTGATATGGTCTATCTGGATAATAAACTCGCCATTCTTTTTCACTTTGCGGTAGGCGGTAATAAATGCACCGTCAGATTTGTCAAAGAAGTTTAAAAAACCCTGTTGAAACGGCAAGCCTGCCCGCAGAATGGTACCAATAACCGGGTGTTCCGCCGGATAATTCACGTTAGCTGTGCCCAATGGGGTTTGCACCTCTGCTTCTGTATATTTTAGCTTTTTGCTGATCTCGTAGGCCAATATCTCGCCCAGCCTTTCCTGGTTACGCTTAAAACGCAGCCGGTCTTGCTGTATATTTATGTCACGCAGCTCGGCCAAAAAGCGGTTGGCAATGGAGTTGGTTTTGTTCAGGATGAAAATCATTTGTCAGTGATTAGTGACTGGTTGATTAGAGATTAGTTACTTATTAAAGTAAATATAACATTCTTGCTAATTGAATGTTCCAGTAAATTAATACAAATGCTGCTGACATAGGGTTGTCTTTAGCTGCTATTTATTTTGTATGATGAGATGGATAATTACAATGTAAAACTAATCACCGATTAACTAATCTCTAATCGCTAAAACGTATTTTTGTTTATCAAATGGATTTTAAGCTAACCTCGATATATCAACCCACCGGCGATCAGCCGGAAGCCATCCGTCAATTAGTGGAAGGCGTAAACAACGGCGATCCGTTCCAGACGCTTTTAGGCGTAACCGGTTCGGGTAAAACGTTTACCGTGGCCAACGTGATACAGCAGACACAAAAGCCCACACTGATACTGAGCCATAATAAAACGCTGGCTGCGCAACTATATGGCGAAATGAAACAGTTTTTCCCCGAAAACGCGGTGAACTACTTTGTTTCTTACTACGATTATTACCAGCCCGAGGCCTTTATCCCCTCCAGCAATACTTATATAGAAAAGGACCTGCAAATAAACCAGGAGATTGAAAAACTGCGCCTGCGTACTACCTCTGCGCTCATGTCGGGCAGGCGCGATATTATCGTGGTATCGTCCATATCCTGCATTTATGGTATGGGTAACCCCGAAGATTTTGCCAACTCGGTATTTAAATTCGCGGTGGGTACGCGTATCAGTCGTAATGCTTTCCTGCACCGGCTGGTTGAAATTTTATACGCCCGCACCACTGCCGATTTTAAGCGCGGTACCTTCCGGGTGAAAGGTGATAACGTAGAAATATTCCCCGCTTATTTAGATTATGCTTACCGGATTTCCTTTTTTGGCGATGATATTGAGGAACTAAGCACCTTCGATCCCGCAAATGGCAAAACGGTTGAGAAAATGACCCATATGGTGGTTTATCCTGCCAACCTGTATGTAGCCCCGCGCGACAGGTTCACGCAATCTATCTGGGCTATACAAGAGGAACTGGAAACACGTAAAAAGCAGTTTATTGCTGATGGCCGCTTCCTGGAAGCCAAACGCCTGGAAGAACGCACCAATTACGACCTGGAGATGATCCGCGAACTGGGCTATTGTTCGGGTATCGAAAACTACTCGCGCTTTTTTGATGGGCGCGCCCCCGGCGCCAGGCCATTCTGTCTGCTGGATTATTTCCCTGAAGATTATTTAATGGTGATAGATGAAAGCCACGTAACCGTAGGGCAAATTCGTGCCATGTATGGCGGTGACCGTTCGCGAAAAATATCGTTGGTGGATTATGGCTTCCGCCTGCCGGCAGCACTGGATAACCGCCCGCTTAACTTCCAGGAGTTTGAGCGTTTAGCGCCGCAAACTTTATACGTAAGCGCTACCCCCGGCGATTTTGAACTGGAAAAATCGGGCGGCGTGGTGGTTGAACAGGTAATACGCCCCACTGGTTTGCTGGACCCTGTGATTGATGTACGCCCGGTAATAAACCAGGTAGATGACCTGTTAGATGAGGTAGATAAAACCATTAAAATGGGCGACCGTGTGCTGGTGACCACCTTAACCAAACGCATGGCCGAAGAACTGGCCAAATACATGGACCGTCTGGGTATTAAATGCCGTTATATCCACTCGGAAGTAAAAACATTACAACGCGTGGAAATTTTGCGCGGACTGCGTTTAGGCGAATTTGACGTACTGATAGGTATTAATTTATTACGTGAAGGCTTAGATTTACCCGAAGTTTCGCTGGTAGCAATTTTGGATGCGGATAAGGAAGGTTTCCTAAGATCAGAGCGTTCGCTGATACAAACTATTGGTCGCGCCGCACGTAACGACCGCGGCCGGGTAATTATGTATGCCGATACCATAACCGATTCGATGCGTATTACCATTGACGAAACCAACCGCCGCCGCGAAAAACAGATGGCTTATAATGCTGAACATGGCATTACACCACGCACGGTAGGCAAATCAAGGGAGGCTATTATTGAACAAACATCGGTAATGGACTTTGTAGGGGGGGTACAGAAAGCTTATATAGAAGAAGAAAGTGTGATCAACACCCTGGCTGCCGACCCAATTGTGCAGTACATGAGCAAAAAAGACCTGCAAAAATCTATCGATAACACCAAAAAACAGATGATGGCTGCCGCCAAGGATATGGACTTTTTACTGGCCGCTAAACTGCGCGATGAAATGTTTGCCCTGGAGAAAATGATGCTGGAGAAGTTTTAAGATAACAGGTGCGCGAAGGTGCTGATCATGGGCATAATTGGCTTCATCTTTTATAAGAAGCTACTATAGCTACGTCCAAACAATTCGCGAAAAAACCAACAGATAACGCATAAAACGGCCGGTTAAAAGAGGTTTTTAAATGTGCGGGCGGATAGTTTTTACCCCGCATCATTTTATAGCCAACAGCAACATCAAGGCAATCAGCAACTTATCAAAATATTACGAAAAATATATTTATTGGGCTTGTGAATAACTTTTTTTTGTGCTTATGCGTATACAAATTAAATTACAAGTTTAATTTATTGATTTTGTCTTAAATATATTTTGTCTATACATAACTGTTTAACAAGCTTTTTAAAACAGGTTTGTTTAAGCATTGTGTTGTTAGGTTTTGCTAAAACCTGTAGCGCACAGCTTGCAACCGATTATAAGGTACACGCCAATATTATATACCGTTTCACCAAATACATTGAATGGCCCGAAAGTAAACAGACGGGGGATTTTGTTATTGGCGTTTTGGGCGATTCTCCTTTATATGAGGAACTTGGCACGTTAACCGCCAACAAATCTGTTGGTAATCAAAAGATCGTTGTAAAAAAAGTATCCCCGGGCGCCGCATCTTACACATGTCAAATGCTTTTTATCAGTCAGGACGAAAGCCGGAGCCTGAAAAGGATCTCGTTGCTCACCCAAGACCAGCCCGTTTTACTCATTACAGAGGAGAACGGGCTGGCTAAAAAGGGCTCGTGTATAAATTTCATTATCGTTGATGAACATTTAAAACTGGAGATCAATAAGAATAACGTGTTATCCCGAAGCCTCAATATCGCTTCCGAACTACTTAAACTGGCCACTATTGTATATTAAATCATGAAGATGAATTTTTCCCGGACCTTTTGCTTTTCTTTCCTGCTTTTGCTGGTATACACCACAGGCTACGGACAGCATGACACTACAAAACTGGAGGATTTAAGCCTAAAAGGGCTTTTGGATGTTAAGGTGGTAACCGCCAGCAAAACCTCCCAAAACTCGGGGACGGCGCCTGCAACCGTGACGGTGGTTAGCAAAGACCAGATCCGCACGCGTGGCTACCAGTCGTTGCTTGATCTGATCGTTGACCTGCCGGATATGAAGCTGGATGATAAAATATACCCCGGTTCGGGAAACAGCATCACCGTGAGGGGTATCCAGGGACAGCAAAATTTTGTAATACTGCTGGATGGCGTTAAGATATCGTCGCCCACTAATGAGGCCATCCCGGTAATGGAAAACTACCCGGTGAACCTGGCAGAGCAGGTGGAGGTGATGTATGGCCCCGCCTCGGCGCTATACGGGGCTGATGCTGTTTCGGGGGTAATCAATATTATTACCAAAAAACTGCCGGCCGGTAAAAACATCACCGTAGATGCCAATGCAATGGCCGGTACTTATGGTTATATCAACAATACCTTATTTCTGGCCAAAAAATTAGGGACAAACGCCAGCTTAACTGTATCGGGGCAATACAATTATAATGCGCAGCCCGATTATACCAAGATCTACCCCAATGATCCTCAATTAAGTATCACACCTTTACAAACAGGTACATTCAATACCGTTTACGGGGTTATAAAACCGGTGGCACCGGTAACGCCGGCCTACCAGGCACCTACAAGCGCCTATAACATTTACGCGGCTTTAAGCCTGGATGGGTTTACCTTTTCGGTTTTCTCTAATTATACCCGTACACCCAGCGCTTATAGTAATAATACCAATAACACCGTTTATAATAAAAACGTTTTTCTTGGGCAGCATGTAACCACGGCTAACGCGGCTTATAAAAAAGTATTCAACCGGTTTGTTTCAAGCAGTTCGCTAACGGCCAGCAATTATACGCTCGATCCCGAATCGAATTACCGGAATATGTTCACCAGCATGGAGCCCGTGTATAAATATTCGGTTTCTACCAATGTTAAGGCAGAACAGCAATTGGATTATAAAGCGTCGGATAAATTAAACCTGACCGCTGGGGTCAGTTATGAAAGCTTTAACTCCATACCGCAAAGCGCCGACCTGGACCAGCCGGTTAATACTAAAGGAAACATAGAAGGAAGTTATGCCGGCACCGAAAGCTATTACAGGCCAGAAGGCTTACCTGCCAAGTTTTATAATATTAATTACTTTAACCTTGGTAATTATTTACAGGCACAGTTTACCCCTTTAAAACAGCTTAGCTTTACCCTGGGCGCCCGGCATGATTATAATTCGCGTTATGGCAGCAGTTTTACCCCCCGCCTGGGAATGGTGTATAAGCCCTTGCCTGCAACTACCGTTAAGCTGCTATATGGCAGCGCCTACCTGGCGCCGGCCCCATCCGACAGCTATATACAATACGGATCGTTTACAACGACCGACTCGGGCCGTACCTTTCGCTCTTCCTTTTTGCACTTGCCAAATCCGGATTTGAAACCTATCCGGGCACATAACTTTGAGTTGAATGTCCGCCAATACCTGACCGATAATTTTACGATCACCGCAGATGGTTATTTCGCGGTATCGACAGGCTTGCATACAACAGCCGATGACAACGAATCTACCCGGTTGTACCATAATACTTTTGATGGCATGCCTGTTGATTACGCCGAAGTGTTCATTAATCAGGGACGGCAGGAAAATTACGGCGGAAGCCTACAGTTTAACTTAAAACACAGCATTGGAGACGTGTTTTTAAATAGCTATGCATCATTAAGTTACGTTGGTGGTGAAACCGATGACCCCAAAACAGAAAACCAGGAGGGCCATTACGATGCGGAGCTTCCGTTTATTTCGCCCTGGATGTTCCGCATAGGTACGGATATGCAGGCTGGCAGGTTTACTTTCTCGCCACGGCTTTTGCTGATGGGCAGGCAAAACCTTCCCAGCGCGAGGGATACGGTGGGTTCAGATATCCATTTTCAAACAATTTCGGGTTATGCCTTGTTGAACCTATCTGCACGATATACGTTTGGCAAACGTTTCTCGGTATTTATAAATGTTAGCAATGCCTTAAATCAGCATTACCGGAGCGTAAGTTATCTTATGGATCTGACTAAGAAAGATACCGAGCTTTTTTATGGCCAGCCTGAAGATCCTATCAGGATCATGGGAGGTCTCAACTTTCATTTCTAATATAAAAATTGATGGGGATAAGTATACGCAACCGAATTTACTGGAGTTTCCTGATCCTGGTACTGTTGTTTGTGATCAACGGCCTTGTCACCAATTTTACTTTAAATAAAAGTAAAAAACTGTCCGAGCATATTTCGACATTGATTGACCCCTCCCAGCAGGGATTGAGCGATTTCAGGAGTTTGCTTATCGAATCTAAAATGTACACCACCAACTGGGTTTTTCTGCGCTCTAACCAGGAGGACAAACAAGCGCTGAAACAACTGCATAAAGTTAAATATCCGGCGCTTAAAAAAAGGCTGAACAGCCTGTTTAAGCAGTTGGGCCAGCCCAAAATGACCGATAGCCTGCAACAGGTATTCACTGGCTTTGAAAACCTGCTGGCTGTAGAAAGGCAACTTATGGCTTCGCTGGGGAAATTTACGGATTACGATGACCCGGTGATCAAGTTCACT belongs to Mucilaginibacter boryungensis and includes:
- a CDS encoding glycosyltransferase family protein, whose protein sequence is MKILFAIQGTGNGHISRAREIVPLLQQYGDVDLLVSGTEAEVSLSQPLKYKFHGFSFVFGTTGGVDNWATFKLMNLPRLFSDMAKLPLKNYDLIVNDFEPVSAWACKLRGIPSVSLSHQCSFVSPNTPRVGHSGFAEFVFKHYSPTTYHIGFHFEKYADFIHTPVIRSEIRKMETGNQDHYTVYLPAYDAKFLSQELQKTDVEWHVFSKRAKTAYREGNVHIIPVDNESFNMSLANGRGLLTGGGFEGPAEAMYLGKKVMMIPMKGQYEQQCNALAASKLGVPVVHEINSQFHAELEKWLNLKNGPQVNFPDETAQIVDAMVKKYAR
- a CDS encoding UDP-2,3-diacylglucosamine diphosphatase, which encodes MAKREVDIVIISDVHLGTYGCHAKELLKYLKSIKPKVLILNGDIIDIWQFSKSYWPEAHMKVVRRIMKFITEGIPVYYLTGNHDEMLRKFADFNLGTFQLLNKLVLNVDGKKAWIFHGDVFDVTMQHSKWLAKLGAVGYDTLILINSLTNWFLTKMGRPKMSFSQKVKAKFKDAVKFINQFEQTAADLAVNKGYDYVICGHIHHAEIRTVNSTENNGSVVYLNSGDWVESLSALEYHNKEWKVFTYRPDDFNTEPDEEDKTDAEDLEAKMDVNILLQRFRQEV
- a CDS encoding DinB family protein, whose product is MKITDERKRTEAVLDIYRSKVDTIPDNVWDRTPPGGGWSFAEVYSHIMQGTLLSTKAAERCTQSNCRPTNNKMNLLGRFTLFFGTFPPVKLKEPARVAEKMPALKITKEEARNMIIKCRQRLEAIIPLILNPENHGRIAHPRMGMMTAGQWLKFIRIHLQHHLKQIKRIENKFSI
- a CDS encoding YjjG family noncanonical pyrimidine nucleotidase, with translation MNNSEIPNPQSEIKQYTHIFFDLDHTIWDFDKNAEETLHELYGVYQLKDLGLHSADLFIETYTRNNHQLWADYHLGKVTKQHLREMRFKKTFLDLGLHPDVIPVAFEDDYVRICPTKTNLFPDAHETLQYLHGKYPLYLISNGFKESQDTKINTTDIGKYFKGIIISELVGANKPDKAIFQHALDLAGATKQGSLMIGDSLEADVMGALNFGMDAIYFNPLGLEKPADVPMQITRLKELTLLL
- a CDS encoding helix-turn-helix domain-containing protein, with protein sequence MPIIVNLDVMMAKRKMSLTELSEKVGITMANLSILKTGKAKAVRFETLETICRVLNCQPGDILEFVEE
- a CDS encoding DUF2975 domain-containing protein, with the protein product MKFTINTYHLIIILIAILCIVYYPHFFGEPVSNGTAYIIENTSKPIDPDIPADLPHNKYIVLKEKTQHVRDIKNGDWYHGSGTQFGYIIGTDEALICDTCTVANTKLEAVGKKQYYITLPGWLLKQDANHDWYIDSTRFYVEKEQSYVRKPVVDRAKKTGRDWYYKTHFMNTPVKFRYNREKNCVMIPVTKLTKQICSYIIFGLGVLFVVCWFALIIEFVKFVISLSKGLAFTEINITRLLIIALGLIAIPVMDFLLTLIMRLIFSSYLTNDVKLNAAVYSNSWQTLCGGIVFLMLFKAFKQGKALKEENELTV
- the upp gene encoding uracil phosphoribosyltransferase; translation: MIFILNKTNSIANRFLAELRDINIQQDRLRFKRNQERLGEILAYEISKKLKYTEAEVQTPLGTANVNYPAEHPVIGTILRAGLPFQQGFLNFFDKSDGAFITAYRKVKKNGEFIIQIDHISTPNLDNTTLILCDTMLATGQSVVQVCKELMATYTIKTLHIAAVIASTEGIEHVRANLPKANIWVCAVDEEMTTKAYIVPGLGDAGDLAFGEKV
- the uvrB gene encoding excinuclease ABC subunit UvrB; its protein translation is MDFKLTSIYQPTGDQPEAIRQLVEGVNNGDPFQTLLGVTGSGKTFTVANVIQQTQKPTLILSHNKTLAAQLYGEMKQFFPENAVNYFVSYYDYYQPEAFIPSSNTYIEKDLQINQEIEKLRLRTTSALMSGRRDIIVVSSISCIYGMGNPEDFANSVFKFAVGTRISRNAFLHRLVEILYARTTADFKRGTFRVKGDNVEIFPAYLDYAYRISFFGDDIEELSTFDPANGKTVEKMTHMVVYPANLYVAPRDRFTQSIWAIQEELETRKKQFIADGRFLEAKRLEERTNYDLEMIRELGYCSGIENYSRFFDGRAPGARPFCLLDYFPEDYLMVIDESHVTVGQIRAMYGGDRSRKISLVDYGFRLPAALDNRPLNFQEFERLAPQTLYVSATPGDFELEKSGGVVVEQVIRPTGLLDPVIDVRPVINQVDDLLDEVDKTIKMGDRVLVTTLTKRMAEELAKYMDRLGIKCRYIHSEVKTLQRVEILRGLRLGEFDVLIGINLLREGLDLPEVSLVAILDADKEGFLRSERSLIQTIGRAARNDRGRVIMYADTITDSMRITIDETNRRREKQMAYNAEHGITPRTVGKSREAIIEQTSVMDFVGGVQKAYIEEESVINTLAADPIVQYMSKKDLQKSIDNTKKQMMAAAKDMDFLLAAKLRDEMFALEKMMLEKF
- a CDS encoding YfiR family protein: MSIHNCLTSFLKQVCLSIVLLGFAKTCSAQLATDYKVHANIIYRFTKYIEWPESKQTGDFVIGVLGDSPLYEELGTLTANKSVGNQKIVVKKVSPGAASYTCQMLFISQDESRSLKRISLLTQDQPVLLITEENGLAKKGSCINFIIVDEHLKLEINKNNVLSRSLNIASELLKLATIVY
- a CDS encoding TonB-dependent receptor plug domain-containing protein; amino-acid sequence: MKMNFSRTFCFSFLLLLVYTTGYGQHDTTKLEDLSLKGLLDVKVVTASKTSQNSGTAPATVTVVSKDQIRTRGYQSLLDLIVDLPDMKLDDKIYPGSGNSITVRGIQGQQNFVILLDGVKISSPTNEAIPVMENYPVNLAEQVEVMYGPASALYGADAVSGVINIITKKLPAGKNITVDANAMAGTYGYINNTLFLAKKLGTNASLTVSGQYNYNAQPDYTKIYPNDPQLSITPLQTGTFNTVYGVIKPVAPVTPAYQAPTSAYNIYAALSLDGFTFSVFSNYTRTPSAYSNNTNNTVYNKNVFLGQHVTTANAAYKKVFNRFVSSSSLTASNYTLDPESNYRNMFTSMEPVYKYSVSTNVKAEQQLDYKASDKLNLTAGVSYESFNSIPQSADLDQPVNTKGNIEGSYAGTESYYRPEGLPAKFYNINYFNLGNYLQAQFTPLKQLSFTLGARHDYNSRYGSSFTPRLGMVYKPLPATTVKLLYGSAYLAPAPSDSYIQYGSFTTTDSGRTFRSSFLHLPNPDLKPIRAHNFELNVRQYLTDNFTITADGYFAVSTGLHTTADDNESTRLYHNTFDGMPVDYAEVFINQGRQENYGGSLQFNLKHSIGDVFLNSYASLSYVGGETDDPKTENQEGHYDAELPFISPWMFRIGTDMQAGRFTFSPRLLLMGRQNLPSARDTVGSDIHFQTISGYALLNLSARYTFGKRFSVFINVSNALNQHYRSVSYLMDLTKKDTELFYGQPEDPIRIMGGLNFHF